In Tachypleus tridentatus isolate NWPU-2018 chromosome 7, ASM421037v1, whole genome shotgun sequence, a genomic segment contains:
- the LOC143258232 gene encoding uncharacterized protein LOC143258232, whose protein sequence is MEFRLPMSFPIQRKVLEKWRHLLDEEKFKALQEEACVECHSDVNRSPGNPADLEPIQETFNDDVARHQQIGRVHKSWKMEPINQKSRSDDLSSCRSRQSFQDYVDSFNRRRHQLGFEDDMPSPATDKSKRQKFISKSLESINADKESLKLPPINQRFPGEIYVDVGLGPLNYWQTTAADNFIDSELRKRTRLRMRENVTSSQVCMNYEEESEEDSELVNRELGLSKKRPVVKGPKETNTHSRWMSKIPGLSWKTE, encoded by the exons ATGGAATTCAGGCTACCAATGTCGTTTCCAATTCAGAGGAAGGTTcttgaaaaatggagacatctttTAGACGAAGAGAAATTCAAAGCTCTTCAG GAAGAAGCATGCGTTGAATGTCATTCGGATGTAAACAGAAGTCCTGGAAACCCAGCAGACTTAGAG CCAATCCAAGAAACCTTCAATGATGACGTAGCTCGACATCAACAAATAGGACGCGTTCACAAAAGCTGGAAGATGGAACCGATAAACCAAAAAAGCCGATCTGATGACCTTTCTAGTTGTCGTTCAAGACAAAGCTTCCAGGATTATGTGGATTCGTTTAACAGAAGG CGCCACCAGTTGGGTTTTGAAGATGATATGCCTTCACCTGCAACTGACAAATCTAAGCGACAGAAG TTCATATCTAAATCGTTGGAATCGATCAACGCTGACAAAGAATCTTTGAAGTTGCCTCCAATAAACCAGCGATTTCCTGGAGAAATCTACGTGGATGTAGGGTTAGGGCCTCTTAACTACTGGCAAACAACCGCAGCCGATAACTTCATAGACAGTGAGCTTCGAAAACGAACAAG ACTCCGAATGAGAGAAAACGTCACATCTTCCCAAGTATGCATGAACTATGAAGAGGAAAGTGAGGAAGATTCAGAATTGGTTAATCGAGAACTTGGCTTGTCCAAAAAGCGACCTGTGGTCAAAGGACCTAAAGAAACTAACACCCACAGCCGGTGGATGTCCAAAATTCCTGGTCTCTCTTGGAAGACGGAATAA
- the LOC143257192 gene encoding seizure 6-like protein, with translation MNLFKMFPISSLFWCFAFIPYYSESCGEVSFNVTSGIVRLQDLHHDVTEDFNCLWFYTAPPGRELLVKVDHVHLNSPRRRWTSLKLNVDDQTLDLPSKCVRCLSEIVAGQELRIVFTYKTRTSKRGRTGSLHLGSFQIRFKAFDPFLCEPPVAPKNGYIITEQRRVGNTIEYRCNPPFELGGNPHSRCRIPKSSPIPEWSEPSPKCTIPDCTDGVIHKVAGRGVISNPGYESKRLLPQRQCRWEIMAGRGERIKVFFPYIQLKGEETTELNIYDGGLFRPLTNLTLLTKKTKSELVTSTNKLIVFFRTGDVPNSSELQGFFMEYWNISGLCFHPGQIENGEVVGQNFIIGSTVRFLCHPNFHLIGAQSATCLPGGRWNVSKPRCHFLNLTLSSSETFGLFEFLVNSRPVQAPDESSQSSSNMFSTTLSSSSEDENQFVFSVTPAFTSFSRNYLSNAVETTSVISFSHSFSHTSTEDSKNHLQRNSTKDSKNHLQRNSTKDSKNHLQRNSTKTVKSPSEKLNKDSKITFRETQQRQ, from the coding sequence ATGAATCTGTTCAAGATGTTTCCCATTTCCTCTCTGTTCTGGTGTTTTGCTTTTATTCCATATTACTCCGAGTCTTGCGGAGAAGTCAGCTTTAATGTCACCAGCGGGATTGTACGTTTACAAGACCTCCACCATGACGTCACAGAAGATTTCAACTGTCTCTGGTTCTACACCGCGCCTCCAGGAAGGGAGCTTCTCGTGAAGGTAGATCATGTCCATCTCAATTCTCCACGTCGCCGGTGGACCTCCTTGAAGTTGAATGTAGATGATCAGACTTTGGATCTTCCAAGTAAATGTGTTCGTTGTTTGTCAGAGATTGTAGCCGGGCAGGAGCTACGAATAGTGTTCACCTATAAAACCAGAACTTCTAAACGTGGGAGAACTGGTTCTCTACATCTTGGTTCGTTTCAAATCCGATTTAAAGCTTTTGATCCGTTTCTGTGTGAGCCACCCGTGGCTCCAAAGAACGGATACATAATAACAGAACAGAGAAGAGTCGGCAACACTATTGAATACAGGTGCAACCCTCCGTTTGAACTAGGAGGAAATCCCCATTCTCGATGTAGAATCCCAAAATCAAGCCCTATTCCCGAATGGTCTGAGCCCTCTCCAAAGTGTACAATTCCAGACTGCACTGATGGGGTTATTCACAAAGTTGCCGGAAGAGGTGTAATCTCAAACCCAGGTTACGAGTCAAAACGGTTGTTACCACAAAGACAATGTCGATGGGAAATAATGGCTGGGAGAGGTGAAAGAATAAAGGTCTTCTTTCCTTATATCCAATTAAAAGGAGAAGAAACTACAGAATTAAATATTTACGATGGTGGTCTTTTCAGGCCTTTAACCAATCTAACTCTTCTGACTAAAAAGACGAAATCAGAACTTGTTACAAGcacaaataaacttattgtttTCTTCAGAACAGGGGACGTCCCAAACTCCAGTGAGTTGCAAGGTTTTTTTATGGAATACTGGAACATTTCAGGGCTTTGTTTCCATCCAGGACAAATAGAAAACGGCGAAGTAGTTGGCCAGAATTTCATAATAGGCTCTACTGTGAGGTTCTTATGTCATCCAAACTTTCATCTTATTGGGGCACAATCTGCAACATGTCTTCCTGGTGGTAGGTGGAATGTATCCAAACCTAGATGCCATTTTTTAAATCTCACCTTATCTTCATCTGAAACGTTTGGTTTATTCGAGTTCTTAGTGAACTCAAGACCTGTGCAAGCGCCAGATGAATCTTCGCAGAGCTCATCTAATATGTTCAGTACAACCCTGTCCTCTAGCAGTGAGGATGAAAACCAGTTTGTATTTTCTGTAACCCCTGCGTTCACATCTTTTTCAAGAAATTATCTGAGTAACGCTGTTGAAACAACAAGTGTTATCAGTTTTTCACACTCGTTTTCTCATACTTCAACAGAAGACAGTAAAAATCACCTTCAGAGAAACTCAACAAAAGACAGTAAAAATCACCTTCAGAGAAACTCAACAAAAGACAGTAAAAATCACCTTCAGAGAAACTCAACAAAGACAGTAAAATCACCTTCAGAGAAACTCAACAAAGACAGTAAAATCACCTTCAGAGAAACTCAACAAAGACAGTAA